One Bacteroidales bacterium DNA segment encodes these proteins:
- the mnmD gene encoding tRNA (5-methylaminomethyl-2-thiouridine)(34)-methyltransferase MnmD, with product MKIKRIITADNSPTLYVPELDEHYHSVNGAIQESMHVFINAGFKQTEKDTINILEVGFGTGLNALLTLIENETQKKDIYYETIEKFPLDNEIINQLEFKGFNYDVFLQIHKTEWEKETYLNKSFILKKIKIDLIDYLPNKKFDLIYFDAFAPDKQPELWTENIFEKLYKSTNTYGILVTYSAKGIVKQALRNVGYKVQRLDGPKGKRHMVRAVKIIFEK from the coding sequence TTGAAGATAAAAAGAATCATTACAGCAGACAACTCCCCCACCCTCTATGTTCCTGAACTTGATGAACATTATCATTCCGTAAACGGAGCAATTCAAGAATCAATGCATGTATTTATTAATGCCGGATTCAAACAAACAGAAAAAGATACAATCAATATTTTAGAAGTCGGTTTCGGAACAGGCTTAAATGCACTCCTGACTCTAATTGAGAATGAAACACAAAAGAAAGATATTTATTACGAAACAATCGAAAAATTCCCTCTTGATAATGAAATAATTAATCAACTTGAATTTAAAGGTTTTAATTATGATGTTTTTTTACAAATTCATAAAACAGAATGGGAAAAAGAAACCTATCTTAACAAATCCTTTATTTTAAAAAAAATTAAAATTGACCTTATTGATTATCTGCCAAATAAGAAATTCGATTTGATATATTTTGACGCCTTTGCCCCTGATAAACAACCGGAATTATGGACAGAAAACATCTTTGAAAAACTATATAAATCAACAAATACATATGGTATATTGGTAACTTATTCGGCTAAAGGCATTGTAAAACAAGCTTTACGAAATGTTGGTTATAAAGTACAAAGGCTTGATGGTCCTAAAGGAAAAAGACATATGGTGAGAGCTGTAAAAATAATATTTGAAAAATAA
- a CDS encoding GWxTD domain-containing protein codes for MKTKLIIIIISGILLTACATQKQPGTKTSASKYNPASNVLHPKFKVFHESNEYTKLYLKLFTKELRYSSANKDRINQAVIKVKYKITETIRGKNIIDSAQTTIRVKKAEGQTSLISFIKIKKIDLDQYFIEVNLFDVYGNKKSQSYIRVNNTADENSQYFLSLNKKNMKPEFEEYFHKSDSMIIRYKKADIKKMHITHYKADFKPADKPYVTIDQQLLRLNKDSSRTIPFNYNKAEFNGSKPGIYLIRADSTKLRGLMKVNFKNAYPLLTKSDELIETLQYLLKEGEYEKIKKSENKKLSVDNFWIKISGNSEKAKELLKIWYNRATYSNYYFTSYKQGWKTDRGMIYMVFGPPDDIQHFDDAEKWIYLNTKEDKQIELIFIQQLNSISCNDFTLIRENKYEPVWSKAFKTWRSGMVYRY; via the coding sequence ATGAAAACAAAACTAATAATCATAATAATTTCAGGAATATTGCTTACAGCATGTGCAACTCAAAAACAGCCCGGGACAAAGACAAGTGCATCTAAATATAATCCGGCAAGCAATGTTTTGCATCCGAAATTTAAAGTATTTCATGAATCAAATGAATACACAAAATTATACCTGAAACTATTCACAAAAGAGTTAAGATACAGCAGTGCAAATAAAGACAGAATCAACCAAGCTGTAATTAAAGTTAAGTATAAGATTACTGAAACAATCAGAGGGAAAAATATTATCGACAGTGCGCAAACTACAATAAGAGTTAAGAAGGCAGAGGGACAAACAAGCCTTATCAGTTTTATTAAGATAAAAAAAATTGATCTTGACCAATATTTTATTGAAGTAAATTTATTTGATGTTTACGGTAATAAAAAAAGTCAATCATACATAAGGGTAAACAATACAGCAGATGAAAATTCACAATACTTTTTAAGCCTCAATAAAAAAAATATGAAACCTGAATTTGAAGAGTATTTTCACAAATCAGATTCTATGATCATCAGATATAAAAAAGCAGATATAAAAAAGATGCATATTACACATTATAAAGCTGACTTTAAACCGGCAGATAAACCCTATGTTACAATAGATCAACAATTATTGAGATTGAATAAAGATTCAAGCCGTACAATACCCTTTAATTATAATAAAGCAGAATTTAACGGATCAAAACCGGGAATATATCTCATTAGGGCAGACTCAACAAAATTAAGGGGTTTAATGAAAGTAAACTTTAAAAATGCATATCCTCTGCTTACAAAATCCGATGAATTAATTGAAACATTACAATATCTTTTAAAAGAAGGTGAATATGAAAAAATAAAAAAATCTGAAAATAAAAAACTAAGTGTGGACAATTTTTGGATAAAAATTTCAGGTAACAGCGAAAAAGCCAAAGAATTATTAAAAATCTGGTATAACAGAGCTACATACTCAAATTATTATTTCACTTCTTATAAACAAGGTTGGAAAACAGACAGAGGAATGATCTACATGGTTTTCGGTCCTCCGGATGACATACAGCATTTTGATGATGCCGAAAAATGGATATATCTGAATACCAAAGAAGATAAACAAATAGAACTGATCTTTATTCAACAATTGAATTCAATTTCCTGTAATGATTTTACACTTATCAGAGAAAATAAATATGAACCTGTTTGGAGTAAAGCGTTTAAAACTTGGCGTTCGGGAATGGTTTATCGCTATTAG
- a CDS encoding YicC family protein: MLKSMTGYGKISEVKDSKKIIIEIKSLNSKSFNPYIKIPELYNEKEIDIKNILFNNLKGGKINFTMQIEDENSINNILNKKTVNNYLNQLTDIAEENKIDIKNEQILQAVLRLPDILTTEELFIDENEWTFIRELINKAILKIDSFRLQEGKVLEKDIIEKIIAIKELIPKIESFEDERIESVKNRLNIKLNDYINLNEQNKDRFEQEIIYYLDKFDINEEKIRLKNHCEYFTETMKSKEPVGTKLGFIAQEIGREINTIGSKANHSEIQKTVVIMKDNLGKAKEQLLNVL; the protein is encoded by the coding sequence ATGCTAAAATCAATGACCGGTTACGGTAAAATATCCGAAGTTAAAGACTCAAAAAAAATAATAATTGAAATTAAATCATTAAACAGTAAAAGTTTTAACCCTTATATAAAGATACCGGAATTATATAATGAAAAGGAAATTGATATAAAAAATATCCTGTTCAATAATCTTAAAGGAGGTAAAATAAACTTTACAATGCAAATTGAAGATGAAAACAGTATTAATAATATATTAAATAAAAAAACTGTTAACAATTACCTCAATCAGTTAACTGATATTGCTGAAGAAAATAAAATAGATATTAAAAATGAACAAATTTTGCAGGCTGTATTGAGATTGCCCGATATTTTAACAACAGAAGAACTTTTTATTGATGAAAACGAATGGACTTTTATAAGAGAATTGATTAACAAAGCCATACTTAAAATTGACAGTTTCAGATTGCAAGAAGGTAAAGTTCTCGAAAAAGATATTATCGAAAAAATAATTGCAATTAAAGAACTTATCCCGAAAATTGAATCTTTTGAGGATGAACGAATTGAATCTGTCAAAAACAGACTTAATATAAAATTGAATGATTATATAAATTTAAACGAGCAAAATAAGGACAGATTTGAACAAGAAATCATTTATTATTTAGATAAATTTGATATAAATGAAGAAAAAATAAGATTAAAAAACCATTGTGAATATTTTACAGAAACTATGAAAAGTAAAGAGCCGGTTGGAACAAAACTGGGATTTATTGCACAAGAAATCGGAAGAGAAATAAATACAATAGGATCAAAAGCAAATCATTCTGAAATTCAAAAGACAGTTGTTATTATGAAAGACAATTTGGGAAAAGCAAAAGAACAACTATTGAACGTTTTGTAG
- a CDS encoding DUF4340 domain-containing protein: MKNIKRVIPFILILFIPVIWFVFFYNSEEDPSEMFIIKNTSVVYQVNIKKGKQIVNIKKKNNGNKWVINNKYEANDKSVKRLIQALKEVKIYRPVKKEKLDSVINILKDKGTSVQIFNKNKDIIKEWIIAPYEESSKGTYIMNKTGREPFLVNIPGLENNLNYRYNTNSIYWMKTELFSYQPSEITEIELQYNNESSKSFRLEIENDKVKLFSLNPETQIQNIDYNKVGSYLSYFMNVKFTSFYNFSIKEKDSLLITTPEYTIILKDKYNNTKNIKLFLIKNKENPNKLNLNKMKAVVNDEDLVIVKFYDIDLILKDITYFIN; this comes from the coding sequence ATGAAAAATATAAAAAGAGTTATCCCTTTTATTCTAATCCTGTTTATTCCGGTAATATGGTTTGTTTTTTTTTACAATTCTGAAGAAGACCCTTCTGAAATGTTTATTATAAAAAATACATCTGTTGTTTATCAAGTTAATATTAAAAAAGGAAAACAAATTGTAAATATTAAGAAAAAAAATAACGGAAACAAATGGGTTATAAATAATAAATATGAGGCAAATGATAAGTCTGTTAAAAGATTAATACAAGCATTGAAAGAAGTAAAAATATACAGGCCGGTCAAAAAAGAAAAACTTGATTCAGTAATAAACATTCTTAAAGATAAGGGTACTTCAGTTCAAATTTTTAATAAAAATAAGGATATTATAAAAGAATGGATAATCGCCCCATACGAGGAGTCGTCAAAAGGTACATATATTATGAATAAAACCGGTAGAGAACCCTTTCTTGTAAACATTCCGGGATTAGAAAATAATTTGAATTACAGATATAATACAAACAGTATTTATTGGATGAAGACTGAATTATTCTCTTATCAACCTTCTGAAATAACAGAAATTGAATTACAATATAATAATGAGTCCTCAAAATCATTCAGGCTTGAGATTGAAAATGATAAAGTAAAGTTATTTTCATTAAATCCGGAAACTCAAATTCAAAATATTGATTATAATAAAGTAGGAAGTTATTTAAGTTATTTCATGAATGTTAAATTCACATCTTTTTATAACTTTTCAATTAAAGAAAAAGATTCATTATTGATTACAACACCTGAATATACGATTATTCTGAAAGATAAATATAATAATACCAAAAATATTAAATTATTTTTAATAAAAAATAAAGAAAATCCGAATAAATTAAATTTAAATAAAATGAAAGCTGTAGTTAATGATGAGGATTTGGTTATAGTAAAATTTTATGATATTGATTTAATTTTGAAAGATATTACATATTTTATTAACTAA
- a CDS encoding VWA domain-containing protein: MNLLRVVFQKSFILLLAIISLNNTISGQVRRAPVKTRILFIFDESYSMMTNWESGKKIDVAKELLIKMVDSLKTIENVELALRMYGHQSPVPPQDCSDTRLEVPFGSNNAEKIKYKLRITKPKGTTPIARSLEECADDFPPCNNCRNIIILITDGIEACGGDPCKIALTLQNKGITIKPFIIGIGLDVKFKEAFECIGDFYNATGEGQFKIIMKEVVHKSLHGTTAEIDLLDSYGKPKETNINITLFNQKNGDIYRSFIHTMNFRGNPDTLSLPVSITYKMKVHTIPPIIKENIVLKEGMHNKIIAKTPQGKLNIIQEHGLELKDTKFIIRKHGSMHTINVQEMFEPERYIVGKYDIEILTSPRIYLSGIQISQSKTNTVKIKQPGLANIYLPSKGYGGIYKVKKNDVQLIMNLDQITRKNVYLQPGHYMIVFRPADVDMTIFSKEKHFIIKSGHSVNVSLK; encoded by the coding sequence ATGAATCTTTTAAGAGTCGTATTTCAAAAATCTTTCATTCTCCTTTTGGCAATAATTTCTTTAAACAATACTATATCAGGGCAGGTAAGACGAGCACCTGTTAAAACAAGAATACTGTTCATATTTGATGAATCATACAGTATGATGACAAATTGGGAAAGCGGTAAAAAAATTGATGTCGCAAAAGAACTTTTAATAAAAATGGTTGACAGCCTTAAAACTATTGAGAATGTTGAATTGGCACTAAGGATGTACGGTCATCAAAGTCCGGTTCCTCCTCAAGATTGCAGCGATACCAGACTTGAAGTTCCTTTCGGTTCTAATAATGCAGAAAAAATAAAATATAAATTAAGGATAACAAAACCAAAAGGAACAACACCCATAGCAAGATCCCTGGAAGAATGTGCTGATGATTTTCCGCCTTGTAATAATTGCAGAAATATAATTATTTTAATAACCGACGGTATAGAAGCATGCGGCGGTGATCCGTGTAAAATTGCATTAACACTACAAAATAAAGGAATAACCATAAAACCATTTATAATCGGCATTGGTTTAGACGTAAAATTTAAAGAAGCTTTTGAATGTATTGGTGATTTTTATAATGCAACCGGAGAAGGTCAATTTAAGATCATTATGAAAGAAGTAGTACATAAATCTCTTCACGGAACAACTGCTGAAATTGACCTTTTGGACAGTTACGGAAAGCCAAAAGAAACTAACATTAATATAACTCTTTTTAATCAAAAGAACGGAGATATTTACAGAAGCTTTATTCATACCATGAACTTTAGAGGAAACCCTGACACATTAAGTCTTCCGGTAAGTATTACATATAAAATGAAAGTTCATACCATACCACCGATAATTAAAGAAAACATAGTACTGAAAGAGGGAATGCATAATAAGATAATTGCAAAAACACCTCAAGGCAAATTAAATATTATTCAAGAACACGGCCTTGAACTAAAGGATACTAAGTTTATTATCAGAAAACACGGTAGTATGCACACTATTAATGTTCAGGAAATGTTTGAACCTGAAAGGTATATTGTCGGAAAATATGATATTGAAATTTTGACTTCCCCGAGAATATATCTTTCGGGAATACAAATTTCACAAAGTAAAACAAACACAGTTAAAATAAAACAACCCGGTTTAGCAAACATTTATCTACCGTCTAAAGGTTACGGAGGTATTTATAAGGTTAAAAAAAATGATGTGCAACTAATAATGAACCTTGATCAAATTACAAGAAAAAACGTATATCTTCAACCCGGACACTATATGATCGTTTTCAGACCGGCTGATGTTGATATGACAATTTTTTCGAAAGAAAAACATTTTATTATTAAATCAGGACATTCTGTTAATGTAAGTCTTAAATGA
- a CDS encoding cation:proton antiporter produces the protein MIEIVLIILSFIFIASASKHISKFFVKIKLPQITGFLLAGIIAGPFILNMIKTESIEKLDFINETSLAFIAFAAGAELYVKELRSRYKSITWMTFGQLVVTFILSTVIILLIADYIPFIKDVSFNLKFSVAVLVSTIFVARSPASAIAVISEMRAKGPFTQTVMGVTVIKDVLVIVLFALTFSIAKTLLAGETFSAFFVILILSEIIFSILFGILFGKLLALLLSFSFNTTVKTLITLIIGYMIYLFSYEIKFYSKELIEIEFYMEPLLISIIAGFFVINYSKYKEEFQKVIKDAGPVVYVVFFTLTGASVSLDVLKESWFVALIFFAIRLITMIIGSYIGGKAGGDPFKLWKFGWMPYVTQAGVGLGLVTVVAGEFTGWGQEFATVLISVIILNQLVGPPLFKWVLNYVGESHTKAETLPFDGIRDAVIFGLEDQSLALARQLKEHNWQVKIATRRKDIEAYKDCKHEIIEINDFSLETMNKLNAKNAEAIVTMNTDIENLEVCELAYEYLGTKDLVVRLNDRKNFDKFHELGALIVEPSTAIVSLLDHLVRSPVAASLLLGTEENQDTIDIEITNKDIHGLAVRDLHLPGDILILSINRKGHTVLSHGYTRLRLGDIVTVVGSNESLERVMLRFEK, from the coding sequence ATGATTGAAATTGTTTTAATTATACTGTCATTTATATTTATTGCTTCAGCTTCTAAGCATATATCTAAATTTTTTGTAAAGATCAAACTTCCGCAAATAACCGGATTTCTCTTAGCAGGAATTATTGCAGGACCCTTTATTTTGAACATGATTAAAACTGAATCAATTGAAAAGTTGGATTTTATTAATGAAACATCTTTGGCTTTTATTGCTTTTGCCGCAGGTGCAGAATTATATGTCAAAGAATTACGCAGCAGGTATAAAAGTATAACATGGATGACATTCGGACAATTAGTTGTTACATTTATACTTAGTACTGTTATTATATTATTAATTGCAGATTATATTCCTTTTATAAAAGACGTAAGTTTTAATTTGAAATTTTCAGTTGCTGTATTAGTTTCAACAATCTTTGTTGCAAGGTCACCTGCTTCAGCTATTGCCGTGATTAGTGAAATGAGAGCAAAAGGGCCTTTTACACAAACGGTTATGGGGGTAACTGTAATCAAAGATGTATTGGTAATTGTTTTATTTGCATTAACATTTTCAATAGCAAAAACACTATTAGCAGGCGAAACATTTAGTGCTTTTTTTGTAATATTAATTTTATCAGAAATTATTTTTTCAATTTTATTCGGAATTTTATTCGGAAAACTTCTTGCATTGCTGTTATCATTTAGTTTCAATACCACAGTAAAGACTCTGATAACGTTAATAATCGGTTATATGATTTATCTGTTTTCGTATGAAATAAAATTTTATTCAAAGGAGTTAATTGAAATTGAATTTTACATGGAACCTCTGTTAATAAGTATAATTGCAGGTTTTTTTGTAATTAACTATAGTAAATATAAAGAAGAATTTCAGAAAGTGATAAAAGATGCCGGACCTGTTGTATATGTTGTATTCTTTACTTTAACAGGTGCTTCTGTTTCTCTTGATGTATTAAAGGAATCTTGGTTTGTTGCTCTAATATTTTTTGCAATTCGTCTAATTACTATGATTATTGGTTCATATATTGGAGGCAAAGCCGGCGGAGATCCGTTCAAGTTATGGAAATTCGGTTGGATGCCGTATGTTACACAAGCCGGTGTCGGTTTAGGTCTGGTAACTGTAGTTGCCGGTGAGTTTACAGGCTGGGGACAAGAATTTGCCACTGTTTTGATTTCTGTAATCATATTAAATCAGTTAGTAGGACCGCCTCTGTTTAAGTGGGTATTAAACTATGTCGGAGAAAGTCATACAAAAGCTGAAACATTGCCTTTTGACGGTATTCGAGATGCTGTTATTTTTGGTTTGGAAGATCAATCATTAGCATTGGCAAGACAATTAAAAGAACATAATTGGCAAGTTAAAATTGCTACAAGAAGAAAAGATATTGAAGCATACAAAGATTGCAAACATGAAATAATTGAGATCAACGATTTCTCACTTGAAACAATGAATAAATTAAATGCAAAGAATGCTGAGGCAATTGTTACAATGAATACTGATATTGAAAATCTGGAAGTTTGTGAACTTGCATACGAATATCTCGGAACAAAAGATTTGGTTGTAAGGTTAAACGACAGGAAAAACTTTGATAAATTCCATGAATTGGGAGCATTAATTGTTGAACCGTCAACTGCTATTGTCAGCTTATTGGATCATTTGGTGAGATCTCCTGTTGCTGCATCTCTGTTATTGGGCACAGAAGAAAACCAAGATACAATTGATATTGAAATTACAAATAAAGATATTCATGGTTTGGCAGTAAGAGACTTACATTTGCCCGGAGATATTTTAATCCTGTCAATCAACAGGAAAGGGCATACTGTTCTTTCTCACGGCTATACAAGATTGCGTCTGGGTGATATTGTTACAGTTGTCGGTTCAAACGAGAGTTTGGAAAGGGTGATGTTGAGATTTGAAAAATGA
- a CDS encoding S8 family serine peptidase: MRTILQYLTVIFLLQVLFISQMSGQTNQDISDIIKKTNVDNLLNLSKTFSERYLLNKAKAIRTAEENGFLISFFDSQGKFAELQGISESGQLYYYFIDNENAAATLSTNEVYLYGSLGLNLDGTDMTIGEWDGGAVLTTHQEFNNTGNARVTQNDGAVTTSSHSTHVAGTLIAGGVVRQAKGMSYNAELLAHDWNNDESEMAAAAAGGLLISNHSYGFGTGWEWNGSSWVWYGDNGISTEEDFRFGFYGNYSQDWDQIAHDAPYYLICKSSGNDRGDGEGEPGHPADGGVDGYDCIGWIGNAKNILTVGAVRDLNGGYTGNPADVEMTSFSSWGPCDDGRIKPDICGNGYSLYSTYDGDNSDYEYSDGTSMSSPNVAGSLLLLQEHFNETHSFFMKSATLKALAVHTADECGPDPGPDYMFGWGLMNTETAANVITYRNISSIINEETYYGSEFSFEVTATGTEPLIVTIVWTDIPGTPVANQLDPITPMLVNDLDLTVSNATTFYPYMLDRDNPSNAAVTGDNDVDNVEKIFIETPDPGIYTITINHEGTISGGDQNFSIIVTGVEIPGAPANLTVTPSSSDQIDISWNRNDDLDNVLLAWSPDGIFGVPEDGVIYTPGQVLTNGGTILYYGDLENYQHGSLIQNETYFYKVWSNKNSETEYSAGISKSAATLCGIISGFPWSEDFEKVNANDYCMDIEYISGDNIDWEFRTGSSSGTPSEAHSGIFNATIMDSDADDDETLLILPQLDFSGTSDMSLSFWHTQDALFSFQDDLTIMYKSSPTDEWTEIVSYTNAIEEWTKENINLPNLSDQYFIAFKGNVKGGKGICIDDITVDVSSETENIIDNRVLISPNPTKGIVNIHLNNKEKQTYINIYDITGRIIYSTVEKNSENLIIDLSGKPKGIYVIKFSVGNDFYSSKIIVH, encoded by the coding sequence ATGAGAACAATACTACAGTACCTTACAGTTATTTTTTTATTACAAGTGTTATTTATATCACAAATGTCCGGTCAAACAAATCAAGACATATCTGATATTATAAAAAAAACAAATGTTGATAATCTCTTAAATTTAAGTAAAACATTTTCTGAAAGATATTTATTAAACAAAGCAAAAGCAATAAGAACCGCTGAAGAAAACGGATTTTTAATAAGTTTTTTTGATTCGCAAGGCAAATTTGCCGAACTTCAGGGAATTAGCGAATCAGGTCAATTGTATTATTATTTTATTGATAATGAAAATGCTGCAGCTACATTATCAACAAATGAAGTTTATTTATATGGTTCTTTAGGGTTGAATTTGGACGGGACCGATATGACCATTGGTGAATGGGACGGAGGAGCGGTTTTAACTACTCATCAAGAGTTCAATAATACAGGTAATGCCAGAGTTACTCAAAATGACGGTGCCGTAACTACAAGTTCTCATTCTACTCATGTCGCAGGTACTCTAATTGCAGGCGGAGTTGTAAGACAAGCAAAAGGAATGTCATATAATGCTGAGTTATTGGCACATGATTGGAATAATGATGAGAGTGAAATGGCTGCTGCTGCCGCCGGTGGCTTATTAATTTCAAATCATTCATACGGTTTTGGTACAGGTTGGGAATGGAACGGTTCTTCATGGGTTTGGTATGGTGATAACGGAATTAGTACAGAAGAAGATTTTAGATTTGGATTTTACGGTAATTACAGCCAAGACTGGGATCAAATAGCACATGATGCTCCTTATTATTTAATTTGTAAATCATCCGGTAATGACAGAGGCGACGGGGAAGGAGAGCCGGGGCACCCTGCTGACGGAGGTGTTGACGGATATGATTGTATAGGTTGGATAGGAAATGCTAAAAACATCCTTACTGTTGGTGCAGTACGTGATTTAAACGGGGGTTATACAGGTAATCCCGCAGACGTTGAAATGACTTCTTTCAGCAGTTGGGGACCATGCGATGACGGAAGAATAAAACCGGATATATGCGGTAACGGTTATAGTTTATATTCAACATATGACGGCGATAATTCAGATTATGAATATAGTGACGGAACTTCAATGTCATCACCCAATGTAGCAGGTTCGTTACTTTTATTGCAAGAACATTTTAACGAGACGCATAGCTTTTTTATGAAGTCTGCTACTCTTAAAGCTTTAGCTGTTCATACAGCAGATGAATGCGGACCTGATCCCGGACCTGATTATATGTTCGGATGGGGATTAATGAATACGGAAACTGCTGCAAATGTTATAACATACAGAAATATTTCTTCAATAATTAATGAAGAAACATATTACGGAAGTGAATTCTCTTTTGAAGTAACGGCAACCGGAACTGAACCTCTTATTGTTACAATTGTTTGGACAGATATTCCGGGAACTCCTGTTGCAAATCAATTAGATCCTATTACTCCTATGTTGGTTAACGATCTTGACCTGACTGTTTCAAACGCAACAACATTTTATCCTTATATGTTAGACAGGGACAATCCGTCAAATGCAGCTGTTACAGGAGACAATGATGTTGATAATGTTGAAAAAATATTCATAGAAACCCCCGATCCCGGAATATATACAATTACAATCAATCACGAAGGTACTATTTCGGGAGGAGATCAAAACTTTTCAATTATTGTAACCGGTGTTGAGATTCCGGGTGCACCTGCGAATTTAACTGTTACACCAAGTAGTTCAGATCAAATTGATATTTCTTGGAACCGTAATGATGATTTAGATAATGTATTATTAGCATGGTCACCTGACGGTATTTTCGGAGTACCTGAAGACGGTGTGATATATACTCCCGGTCAAGTTTTAACAAACGGAGGAACAATTTTATATTACGGTGATCTTGAAAACTATCAACATGGCAGCTTAATACAAAATGAAACATATTTTTATAAGGTATGGTCAAATAAAAATAGTGAAACTGAATATTCTGCCGGAATAAGCAAATCTGCTGCAACTTTATGCGGAATAATATCCGGATTTCCTTGGTCTGAAGATTTTGAAAAGGTAAATGCAAATGATTACTGTATGGATATTGAGTATATTTCCGGAGATAATATTGATTGGGAATTTAGAACAGGAAGCAGTTCGGGTACTCCTTCTGAAGCTCATTCCGGAATATTTAATGCAACTATTATGGATTCTGATGCCGATGATGATGAAACACTCTTAATTTTGCCGCAATTAGATTTCTCCGGAACTTCAGATATGAGTTTATCTTTTTGGCATACACAAGATGCATTATTTTCTTTTCAAGATGATCTGACTATTATGTATAAATCAAGTCCTACTGATGAATGGACTGAAATTGTATCATATACAAATGCGATAGAAGAATGGACTAAAGAAAATATTAATTTGCCCAATTTATCCGATCAATATTTTATTGCATTTAAAGGAAATGTGAAAGGAGGAAAGGGTATTTGTATTGATGATATCACAGTTGATGTTTCTTCTGAAACAGAAAATATTATTGACAACAGAGTTTTAATCAGTCCAAATCCTACCAAAGGAATAGTAAATATTCATCTTAATAATAAAGAAAAACAGACTTACATCAATATTTATGATATTACCGGTAGAATTATTTATTCAACAGTTGAAAAGAATTCTGAAAATTTAATAATTGATTTATCAGGTAAACCGAAGGGTATATATGTTATTAAATTTTCTGTAGGGAATGATTTTTATTCCTCTAAAATTATTGTTCATTAG